From the genome of Scytonema hofmannii PCC 7110, one region includes:
- a CDS encoding photosystem II S4 domain protein: MLPREELLKGIENRDSVARVIDLAEQAIKTWEVVCSDFLSPPELAEAQQSFSRLTEVQLVAWGGYPQAERQRVAISRSEMPLERSQVAVTALDIAGNFLFDTATHRDFLGAMLGTGIVREKTGDIIVLGERGAQVIVVPELVEFLEMNLKQVRSVPVKVQPVDISELKVREPKKKELTTVEASLRLDAIASAGFGMSRSKMVELIDGGDVRVNWREVTQASSQVKTGDLIAIRSKGRLEVGEIAVTKKDRYRVQLTRFM; this comes from the coding sequence ATGTTACCAAGAGAAGAATTATTAAAAGGAATTGAAAATCGAGATAGCGTAGCTCGTGTTATCGATCTAGCTGAACAAGCTATTAAGACTTGGGAAGTGGTTTGTAGCGATTTTCTCTCGCCACCAGAGTTGGCTGAAGCTCAGCAGAGTTTTAGCCGTTTAACAGAAGTGCAGTTGGTAGCTTGGGGTGGATATCCACAAGCCGAACGCCAAAGAGTCGCTATTTCTCGTTCGGAAATGCCTTTAGAGCGATCGCAAGTCGCCGTAACTGCTTTAGACATAGCGGGAAATTTTCTCTTTGATACTGCAACTCATCGCGATTTCCTCGGCGCAATGTTGGGAACTGGAATCGTCCGGGAAAAAACAGGGGACATTATTGTGCTGGGCGAACGCGGAGCACAAGTCATTGTTGTGCCGGAGTTGGTAGAATTTTTAGAGATGAACCTCAAGCAAGTGCGATCCGTTCCTGTAAAAGTTCAGCCTGTTGATATCAGCGAGTTGAAAGTCAGGGAACCGAAGAAGAAGGAATTAACAACAGTGGAAGCTTCTTTGCGACTTGATGCGATCGCCTCTGCTGGTTTTGGGATGTCTCGTAGCAAGATGGTGGAGTTAATTGATGGAGGAGATGTCCGCGTCAATTGGAGAGAAGTGACTCAAGCCAGTTCTCAAGTCAAGACAGGAGACTTAATTGCTATTCGCAGCAAAGGAAGACTCGAAGTTGGCGAAATTGCTGTCACCAAAAAAGACCGCTATCGAGTGCAATTGACCAGATTTATGTAA